The following are encoded in a window of Geobacter metallireducens GS-15 genomic DNA:
- the cbiQ gene encoding cobalt ECF transporter T component CbiQ — protein sequence MARIETALRDLNRIDLLAGGDSSIHRLDPRAKVLVTLVYIITVVSFSRYEISGLIPFAIFPLAMVAVSGLPPEIVTRKLLLVLPFAALVGLFNPLFDREPLLALGSLAVSGGWVSFLSIILRAALTVGAALVLVAVTGFTGVCLALQRFGVPRAFVVQLLFLYRYIFVLGDEGIRMSRARELRSFAGRGMGLKAYGSLVGSLLLRTWDRAERIHMAMLSRGFRGEFHVRRECSFGRRELAFTAGWCLLFMLLRFVNVPHLIGVLVTGVFP from the coding sequence ATGGCACGCATTGAAACAGCACTCCGCGACCTGAACCGTATCGACCTCCTGGCCGGCGGCGATTCGTCCATCCACCGGCTCGACCCCCGGGCCAAGGTTCTCGTCACCCTCGTGTATATCATTACGGTGGTTTCCTTCAGCCGTTACGAGATTTCGGGCCTCATCCCCTTTGCGATCTTTCCGCTGGCGATGGTTGCCGTCAGCGGGCTCCCTCCGGAGATCGTGACTCGGAAGCTCCTGCTGGTCCTCCCCTTTGCCGCCCTGGTGGGTCTCTTCAATCCCCTGTTCGACCGGGAACCGTTGCTGGCCCTCGGTTCCCTGGCGGTGTCCGGGGGATGGGTGTCGTTTCTGTCGATCATCCTTCGCGCCGCGCTCACCGTGGGGGCCGCCCTGGTGCTGGTGGCCGTGACCGGCTTTACCGGGGTCTGCCTGGCGCTCCAGCGGTTCGGAGTGCCCCGGGCCTTCGTGGTGCAGCTTCTCTTCCTCTACCGCTATATCTTCGTCCTGGGGGACGAGGGGATACGGATGTCCCGGGCCAGGGAGCTGCGTTCCTTCGCCGGGCGGGGGATGGGTCTCAAGGCCTACGGCTCCCTGGTGGGGAGCCTCCTTCTCCGCACCTGGGACCGGGCCGAGCGGATCCACATGGCCATGCTTTCCCGGGGGTTCCGGGGGGAATTCCACGTGCGGCGCGAGTGCTCTTTCGGACGGCGCGAGCTAGCCTTCACGGCAGGGTGGTGTCTCCTCTTCATGCTTCTGCGCTTCGTCAACGTGCCGCACCTGATCGGCGTGCTGGTAACGGGAGTCTTCCCATGA
- a CDS encoding energy-coupling factor ABC transporter permease: MHMADALISPAVGGTLWVAAGGTIAYCARKVRQDLDERKVPLMGVLGAFVFAAQMINFTIPGTGSSGHLGGGLLLAVLLGPHAAFLTIASVLVVQALFFADGGLLALGCNIVNLGFFPAFVAYPLIYRAIAPAGSGQGRSTAAAVAAAVVGLQFGALSVVLETVASGISALPFSSFVLLMQPIHLAIGIVEGLVTAAVVGFVVKAHPEVIGATRRSVTSGSGFRWVAVSLLALAVITGGVVSRYASGKPDGLEWAIAGVTGKGELASPTGGVHGALAAIQKKSSSLPAYSFAKPTEDGAGEPAARKRGAAKGDDRLGTSVSGIAGGGLTLVMAFAVGFLLRRRAAS; the protein is encoded by the coding sequence ATGCACATGGCAGACGCTCTCATTTCCCCGGCGGTCGGTGGTACCCTCTGGGTCGCTGCGGGCGGCACGATTGCCTACTGCGCACGGAAGGTGCGCCAGGATTTGGACGAGAGGAAAGTGCCGCTCATGGGGGTGTTGGGGGCCTTTGTCTTTGCCGCCCAGATGATCAATTTCACCATTCCGGGGACCGGCTCCAGCGGCCACCTGGGGGGCGGGCTCCTGCTGGCGGTGCTCCTGGGGCCCCACGCGGCGTTTCTCACCATCGCCTCGGTCCTCGTGGTGCAGGCCCTGTTCTTTGCCGACGGCGGGCTCCTGGCCCTCGGATGCAACATCGTCAACCTGGGATTTTTCCCCGCCTTTGTCGCCTATCCTCTCATCTACCGCGCCATTGCCCCAGCCGGTTCCGGTCAGGGGCGAAGCACCGCCGCAGCGGTTGCGGCCGCGGTCGTGGGGCTGCAGTTCGGGGCATTGTCGGTGGTGCTGGAGACGGTAGCTTCGGGAATCTCGGCGCTTCCCTTTTCGTCCTTCGTGCTCCTGATGCAGCCGATACACCTGGCCATCGGCATTGTGGAAGGGCTTGTCACCGCGGCGGTGGTCGGTTTCGTGGTCAAGGCCCATCCGGAAGTCATCGGTGCGACGCGCCGGTCCGTGACGAGCGGTTCCGGATTCAGGTGGGTGGCGGTTTCGCTGCTCGCTCTGGCAGTGATCACCGGTGGCGTAGTCTCCCGGTATGCCTCCGGGAAGCCTGACGGCCTCGAGTGGGCGATTGCGGGTGTCACCGGCAAGGGAGAGCTTGCCTCTCCCACAGGCGGGGTCCATGGCGCCCTGGCAGCAATCCAGAAAAAGAGTTCGTCTCTCCCCGCGTATTCCTTTGCCAAGCCAACTGAAGACGGGGCCGGGGAGCCGGCGGCCCGGAAAAGGGGCGCGGCGAAGGGGGATGACAGGCTCGGCACGTCGGTCTCCGGGATTGCCGGCGGCGGTCTGACCCTGGTGATGGCCTTTGCGGTCGGCTTCTTGTTGCGCCGTCGCGCCGCATCGTGA
- a CDS encoding metal-dependent transcriptional regulator translates to MKLSEKAEEILEALWIACEEEGKPSLDKEEITVAAGDPAYGELASLAFIEMRDGRVSLRPEGKDEGKRTVRRHRLAERLMMDVFNIRGDSAEAKACEFEHLLHEEVDAKVCTMLNHPVTCPHGKPIPPGDCCDTARKSGDLGVVPLTELKAGEEGDIAYILTEDDTKMRKLMAMGVLPGNRINLMQTFPSYIFRIGYSEFAIDTALAREIHVRK, encoded by the coding sequence ATGAAACTGTCCGAAAAAGCGGAAGAGATCCTCGAAGCCCTCTGGATAGCCTGCGAGGAGGAGGGGAAGCCCTCCCTCGACAAGGAAGAGATTACGGTTGCGGCCGGCGATCCGGCATATGGTGAACTGGCTTCCCTGGCCTTTATCGAGATGCGGGACGGCCGCGTCTCCCTGCGGCCCGAGGGGAAAGACGAGGGGAAGCGGACGGTGCGGCGCCACCGGCTCGCCGAGCGCCTCATGATGGATGTGTTCAACATCCGCGGCGACAGCGCCGAGGCCAAGGCGTGCGAGTTCGAGCATCTGCTCCACGAGGAGGTGGACGCCAAGGTCTGCACCATGCTCAACCACCCGGTCACCTGCCCCCACGGCAAGCCCATTCCTCCCGGCGATTGCTGCGACACGGCCAGGAAAAGCGGCGATCTCGGCGTCGTTCCCCTGACAGAGCTCAAGGCAGGGGAGGAGGGGGACATCGCCTACATCCTCACCGAGGACGACACCAAGATGCGCAAGCTCATGGCCATGGGGGTCCTGCCGGGAAACCGGATCAACCTCATGCAGACCTTCCCGTCGTACATCTTCCGGATCGGTTACTCCGAATTCGCCATTGACACCGCCCTGGCCCGGGAGATCCACGTGCGGAAGTAA
- the feoB gene encoding ferrous iron transport protein B, giving the protein MGIFKRKPSCHDSANASTAGGKRVALVGNPNVGKSVLFNALTGAYVAVSNYPGTSVEVSRGSTTIEGEQYEIIDTPGMYSILPITEEERVAREILLGERPDVVLHVLDARNLERMLAMTIQLVEAGLPVVLVVNIMDEAERMGLSIDIPLLQEKLGIPVIGAATAKKRGLPEIREAIASYDAGRHATFGYSRRMEGDIAAIAELLHGDYTLSKKSLALLLLQRDEEIARLVAEQEGAQAPLIAEQVKEKIFERRESFHLDLSLERKGIVKGLLAGVTAFPDKRRITFGERLSSWAVHPITGVPLLFVALYYGLYQFVGVFGAGTLVDFLEGTLFEKYFNPWITGVVKGIVPWEIIQELFVGEYGVITLGLRYAVGIILPIVATFFLFFSILEDSGYFPRLALLVDRLFKKIGLTGRAVIPMVLGFGCDTMATMVTRTLETVRERIIATVLLALAIPCSAQLGVIMALLSKTPGALAVWGVCLLVIFLVIGLLSARVMPGETPMFYMELPPMRLPQFSNVMTKTYTRMQWYFMEILPLFIFASVMLWLGKITHFFEKLVVWMEPVMATIGLPKEAAVAFIFGFFRRDYGAAGLYDLQTKGLMDGRQLVVAAVTLTLFVPCVAQFLMMKKERGTKVATILAIFISVVAFGSGYLLNKLLLVTGIV; this is encoded by the coding sequence ATGGGAATATTCAAGCGCAAGCCTTCCTGCCACGACAGCGCTAACGCATCGACCGCGGGAGGGAAGAGAGTGGCACTGGTGGGGAACCCCAACGTGGGGAAGAGTGTTCTCTTCAATGCCCTTACCGGCGCCTACGTGGCGGTTTCCAACTATCCCGGGACGTCGGTGGAGGTATCCCGCGGCTCCACCACCATCGAGGGGGAGCAGTACGAGATCATCGATACTCCCGGCATGTACTCCATCCTTCCCATAACCGAAGAGGAGCGGGTTGCGCGGGAGATCCTCCTGGGTGAGCGGCCCGACGTGGTGCTTCATGTCCTCGATGCGCGGAACCTGGAGCGGATGCTGGCCATGACCATACAGCTCGTGGAGGCGGGGCTCCCGGTGGTTCTGGTGGTGAACATCATGGACGAAGCCGAGCGGATGGGGCTTTCCATCGACATTCCGCTCCTGCAGGAGAAGCTGGGGATTCCGGTCATCGGTGCCGCCACGGCCAAGAAACGGGGGCTTCCCGAGATTCGTGAGGCCATCGCCTCCTACGACGCCGGCCGCCACGCGACGTTCGGGTACAGCCGCCGCATGGAGGGGGATATCGCCGCTATTGCCGAACTTTTGCACGGTGACTACACCCTGTCGAAGAAGTCCCTGGCGCTCCTGCTCCTCCAGCGGGATGAGGAGATCGCCAGGCTCGTGGCGGAACAGGAAGGCGCGCAGGCGCCGCTCATCGCCGAGCAGGTGAAGGAGAAGATCTTCGAGCGGCGGGAGTCGTTCCACCTTGACCTCTCCCTCGAACGGAAGGGTATCGTGAAGGGGCTCCTGGCGGGGGTCACCGCATTTCCGGACAAACGGCGCATCACCTTCGGAGAGCGGCTCTCCTCCTGGGCGGTCCACCCGATCACCGGCGTTCCGCTCCTGTTTGTGGCCCTCTACTACGGGCTCTACCAGTTCGTCGGCGTTTTCGGCGCTGGCACCCTGGTGGATTTTCTGGAAGGAACCCTCTTCGAGAAATATTTCAACCCGTGGATAACTGGGGTCGTCAAGGGGATCGTGCCGTGGGAAATCATCCAGGAGCTGTTCGTGGGAGAGTACGGCGTCATCACCCTGGGGCTGCGGTATGCCGTGGGGATCATCCTTCCTATCGTCGCCACCTTTTTCCTCTTTTTCTCCATCCTTGAGGACAGCGGCTACTTTCCGCGGCTCGCCCTGCTGGTGGACCGGCTCTTTAAGAAGATCGGCCTTACCGGCCGGGCGGTGATCCCCATGGTCCTCGGCTTTGGCTGCGACACCATGGCCACCATGGTCACCCGGACCCTGGAAACCGTGCGGGAGCGGATCATCGCCACGGTGCTCCTGGCCCTGGCAATCCCCTGCTCGGCCCAGCTGGGGGTCATCATGGCGCTCCTTTCCAAGACGCCGGGGGCCCTGGCGGTCTGGGGAGTCTGCCTCCTGGTCATCTTCCTGGTGATCGGGCTCCTGTCGGCCCGGGTCATGCCGGGCGAGACCCCCATGTTCTACATGGAGCTTCCCCCCATGCGGCTCCCCCAGTTCTCCAACGTCATGACCAAGACCTACACCCGGATGCAGTGGTATTTCATGGAGATCCTCCCGCTCTTCATCTTCGCGTCGGTGATGCTGTGGCTCGGCAAGATCACCCATTTCTTCGAGAAGCTCGTGGTATGGATGGAGCCGGTCATGGCGACCATCGGGCTTCCGAAAGAGGCGGCGGTCGCTTTCATCTTCGGCTTTTTCCGGCGCGACTACGGCGCTGCCGGCCTCTATGACCTCCAGACCAAGGGGCTCATGGATGGCCGGCAACTGGTGGTGGCTGCGGTGACCCTCACCCTCTTCGTCCCGTGCGTGGCCCAGTTCCTGATGATGAAGAAAGAGCGCGGCACCAAGGTTGCCACCATCCTAGCGATCTTCATCTCGGTGGTGGCCTTCGGGAGCGGCTACCTGCTGAACAAACTCCTCCTGGTGACGGGGATTGTATGA
- a CDS encoding Fur family transcriptional regulator, which yields MKRVKQKIFQDYIARQGLKSTRQRDIILDAFLSSDRHLSIEELYLKLRAKHPNIGYATVYRTLKLFAESGIAREIHFGDGQTRYEHVSEGEHHDHLVCTGCGTIIEFENESIEKLQDEVAAAHNFLIKHHKLELYGLCAKCRS from the coding sequence ATGAAACGGGTGAAACAGAAAATATTCCAGGACTATATTGCCAGGCAGGGTCTCAAGTCGACCCGCCAGCGCGACATCATCCTCGACGCCTTTCTTTCCTCCGACCGGCACCTGAGCATCGAGGAACTGTACCTTAAGCTCAGGGCCAAGCATCCCAACATCGGCTACGCCACGGTCTATCGCACCCTGAAGCTCTTCGCCGAGTCGGGAATCGCCCGGGAGATCCACTTCGGCGACGGCCAGACCCGCTACGAGCACGTCTCGGAGGGGGAGCACCACGACCACCTGGTATGCACGGGATGCGGCACCATCATCGAGTTTGAGAACGAGAGCATCGAAAAGCTCCAGGATGAGGTGGCGGCGGCCCACAACTTTCTCATCAAGCACCACAAGCTGGAACTCTACGGCCTCTGCGCGAAATGCCGTTCGTAG
- a CDS encoding carotenoid oxygenase family protein: protein MNINRRDFLKLAGAGGLALALPGCAGNLPLPKEVFPDFGDSGRPWLGLATSLREEHDYEARIEGTIPSALRGTLYRNGPALFDRGGLRKRTLLDGDGMVQSFTVGDGGVRYRNRYVRTEKFVAEEAAGRFLYPTWSTQKPGGFWGNFWQAGSVPNQAGITVFWWRGKLYAFDEGNIPYELDPESLATAGPSNLGLTPGTAFYSAHPKLDPHTGEWLHFGVKYGPRPLLHLSAFAADGSLKRHRTFPLPRYVYMHDWIVSGRYLILSLHPVEIEFWGFLLGFRSLFASLRWRPEWGNLLMIVEREGEGKPRLVETEACYMWHSFNAYEEGGETVADFIGYRNPDHFVGDDPVISAVMEGRRGHYDFPGEIMRYRIDPVRCTVRRETLNPGSCEWPRIDERLRCRRHRIGYAVKCLPGEFFWSIVMRVDFLSGTTAEYSFGRGKYCTEAVFVPKPGTSADASQSAGEGWLLTEVYDSHTRKSFLAILDAGRVADGPLAIAHLTHHVPFSYHGWWHPSPV from the coding sequence ATGAACATTAACCGTCGTGATTTTCTGAAACTAGCCGGTGCAGGGGGGCTTGCCCTCGCCCTGCCCGGCTGCGCGGGGAATCTGCCTCTACCAAAGGAGGTCTTTCCCGACTTTGGCGACTCTGGGCGCCCCTGGCTCGGCCTTGCCACGTCGCTTCGCGAGGAGCACGACTACGAGGCGCGCATCGAGGGGACGATTCCCTCCGCCCTCAGGGGGACTCTCTACCGCAACGGCCCGGCGCTTTTCGACCGAGGCGGGCTGCGCAAGCGGACTTTGCTGGACGGGGATGGAATGGTGCAGTCCTTCACAGTCGGCGACGGCGGGGTCCGCTACCGCAACCGCTACGTCCGGACGGAGAAATTCGTGGCCGAAGAGGCCGCCGGCCGTTTTCTGTATCCCACGTGGAGCACCCAGAAGCCGGGAGGTTTCTGGGGCAATTTCTGGCAGGCGGGGTCGGTTCCGAACCAGGCGGGCATAACAGTTTTCTGGTGGCGCGGAAAACTCTACGCCTTCGACGAGGGGAACATTCCGTACGAGCTCGACCCGGAGTCCCTGGCCACCGCCGGTCCTTCGAATCTGGGGCTGACCCCCGGCACTGCCTTCTATTCGGCCCATCCCAAGCTTGATCCCCACACCGGGGAATGGCTCCACTTCGGGGTGAAGTACGGCCCGAGGCCGCTCCTCCATCTCTCTGCCTTCGCGGCCGACGGAAGTCTGAAGCGACACCGGACGTTTCCTCTCCCCCGCTATGTGTACATGCATGACTGGATCGTTTCCGGCCGGTACCTTATCCTCTCCCTTCACCCTGTCGAAATCGAATTCTGGGGATTTCTCCTGGGATTTCGAAGCCTTTTTGCCTCGCTTCGCTGGCGGCCGGAATGGGGGAACCTGCTGATGATCGTCGAACGGGAAGGGGAGGGGAAGCCGCGCCTGGTGGAGACCGAGGCGTGTTACATGTGGCATTCCTTCAACGCCTATGAGGAGGGAGGCGAAACCGTTGCCGACTTCATCGGCTACCGCAATCCGGACCACTTCGTGGGAGATGATCCGGTCATCTCCGCCGTCATGGAAGGGCGTAGGGGACACTACGATTTTCCCGGAGAGATCATGCGGTACCGGATCGACCCCGTCCGTTGCACGGTTCGTCGGGAGACCCTGAACCCGGGGAGCTGCGAGTGGCCACGCATCGACGAACGCCTCCGCTGCCGTCGCCATCGCATCGGCTACGCGGTGAAGTGCCTTCCCGGCGAGTTCTTCTGGTCCATTGTCATGCGCGTCGATTTCCTGAGCGGAACCACCGCCGAATATTCTTTCGGACGGGGGAAATACTGCACCGAAGCGGTCTTCGTGCCCAAACCGGGAACATCTGCGGACGCAAGCCAATCGGCCGGAGAGGGGTGGCTCCTGACGGAGGTCTACGACAGCCATACCCGAAAAAGCTTTCTTGCCATCTTGGACGCGGGAAGGGTTGCCGACGGCCCCCTTGCCATTGCCCATCTTACCCATCACGTTCCTTTCAGCTACCATGGTTGGTGGCATCCTTCACCCGTTTAA
- a CDS encoding L-dopachrome tautomerase-related protein, producing the protein MPKQTGNARNPFVLLALFILVCSGGCATYPISHDKAVPVARGALFEYPYFHDQVTGIAVSGQGRIFVNFPRWDKDPLYSVAEVLPDGSLRPYPDHGWNRWGADETAHPEAHFICVQSVFVDHSDFLWILDPASPAFNGVVPGGAKLVKVNLKTDQVERVIPFAPSAAPHESYLNDVRIDPEGNFAFITDSGKGAIVVVDLESGKARRLLSGHPSTKAEPGYVPVIEGKELRNEDGTVPKIHADGIALDSRGEYLYYHALVGRTLYRIRTSFLKDPSLPEKDLENHVERIAETGAADGMLMDAQDNLYLTALEENAVKRYRPSEPTLNTIIQGGLHWPDSLAISPDNYLYVTDSQINLAPRFNHGKDLRIIPYKFFKTWLMPFSHDGLLPP; encoded by the coding sequence ATGCCAAAACAGACCGGAAACGCAAGGAATCCCTTTGTCCTTCTAGCGCTCTTCATCCTGGTGTGCAGCGGCGGCTGCGCGACATACCCCATCAGTCACGATAAGGCCGTGCCGGTGGCGCGAGGGGCGCTGTTCGAGTACCCGTATTTTCACGATCAGGTAACGGGGATCGCGGTTTCCGGCCAAGGGAGGATTTTTGTGAATTTCCCCCGATGGGACAAGGATCCTCTCTATTCCGTGGCCGAGGTGCTCCCCGACGGGTCGCTCCGCCCCTATCCCGATCATGGCTGGAACCGGTGGGGGGCCGATGAAACGGCCCATCCGGAGGCGCACTTCATCTGCGTGCAGAGCGTTTTTGTTGATCACAGCGACTTTCTCTGGATTCTCGACCCCGCATCCCCTGCCTTCAATGGGGTGGTACCGGGCGGAGCGAAGCTTGTGAAGGTCAACCTGAAGACCGACCAGGTCGAGCGGGTAATCCCCTTCGCCCCTTCGGCGGCACCCCATGAAAGCTACCTGAACGACGTGCGGATCGACCCTGAGGGCAACTTCGCCTTTATCACCGATTCGGGGAAAGGCGCCATCGTCGTGGTCGACCTGGAGAGCGGCAAGGCCCGAAGGCTCCTCTCCGGTCACCCTTCAACCAAGGCGGAGCCAGGTTACGTGCCCGTGATCGAAGGGAAGGAGTTGCGGAACGAAGATGGCACGGTGCCCAAGATCCACGCCGACGGAATCGCCCTCGACAGCCGGGGGGAGTACCTCTACTACCACGCTCTGGTTGGCCGTACCCTCTATCGCATCAGGACTTCCTTCCTGAAAGACCCGTCGCTGCCTGAGAAGGATCTGGAGAACCACGTGGAGCGGATAGCGGAAACGGGAGCCGCGGACGGGATGCTCATGGATGCCCAGGACAACCTCTACCTGACCGCCCTGGAAGAGAACGCCGTCAAGCGGTACCGGCCGTCGGAACCGACCCTGAATACCATTATCCAGGGTGGCTTGCACTGGCCGGACTCCCTGGCCATCTCTCCCGATAACTACCTCTACGTTACCGATTCACAGATAAACCTGGCGCCCCGCTTCAATCACGGAAAGGATCTGCGGATCATCCCCTACAAGTTTTTTAAGACGTGGCTTATGCCGTTTTCACATGATGGGTTGCTTCCCCCGTGA
- a CDS encoding VOC family protein — protein sequence MAGTGASIQLTVVDLDATEAFYAGILELDVMRALTARGAPEHLILKHDRLEIIFVQEDAVVREHPALEERFDEFPKGVGLTIHVKVDDIVETYEAVAEEELEIFYPLETKPYGIKEFWCFDPDGYLVVVEEARRGK from the coding sequence ATGGCGGGGACAGGCGCCTCAATCCAGTTGACCGTCGTGGATCTGGACGCCACCGAGGCGTTCTACGCGGGTATCCTGGAGCTTGATGTAATGAGGGCCCTGACCGCCCGCGGCGCCCCCGAGCACCTGATTCTGAAACATGACCGTTTGGAGATCATCTTCGTCCAGGAAGATGCGGTGGTGCGGGAGCATCCGGCCCTGGAGGAGCGTTTCGACGAGTTTCCCAAGGGGGTCGGCTTGACCATCCACGTGAAGGTGGATGACATCGTAGAGACCTATGAGGCCGTTGCGGAGGAGGAACTGGAGATCTTCTACCCGCTTGAGACCAAGCCGTACGGCATCAAGGAGTTCTGGTGCTTCGACCCCGATGGATATCTGGTGGTTGTGGAGGAGGCCCGCCGCGGGAAGTAG
- a CDS encoding cytochrome c biogenesis CcdA family protein, translating into MDSSHVTFLGAFIAGFLSFLSPCVLPLIPSFITYITGLSFSDLQAEHPSHKVRQQTIVHTLLFIAGFTTVFVLLGASATFIGGFLHEHMDIIRKVGGILIIIFGIHVTGLVPIHLLLGEKRVTVHRKPAGYLGSFVVGLAFAAGWTPCIGPILASILMVATTEETVSRGVLLLLTYSMGLAIPFFLSSLAMHQFLVVFNRFKKHIRIFEIITGVFLIIVGVMIFSNYLSILSRFSMKWLGGE; encoded by the coding sequence ATGGATTCATCCCACGTTACTTTCTTAGGCGCGTTCATTGCGGGGTTCCTCTCGTTCCTCTCTCCGTGCGTGCTGCCGCTCATCCCCTCCTTTATCACCTACATCACGGGGCTTTCCTTCTCCGATCTCCAGGCGGAGCACCCGAGCCACAAGGTCCGGCAGCAGACCATCGTCCATACCCTCCTCTTCATTGCCGGATTCACCACTGTCTTCGTCCTGCTGGGGGCCTCGGCAACCTTTATCGGCGGGTTTCTCCACGAGCACATGGACATTATCCGGAAGGTTGGAGGAATACTGATCATCATCTTCGGCATCCATGTCACCGGTCTGGTCCCCATTCATCTGCTGCTGGGAGAGAAGCGGGTCACCGTCCACCGCAAACCGGCCGGCTATCTGGGGAGCTTCGTTGTCGGGCTTGCCTTTGCCGCCGGGTGGACTCCCTGTATCGGCCCCATCCTCGCCTCCATCCTCATGGTGGCCACCACGGAGGAGACGGTTTCCCGCGGCGTTCTTCTCCTCCTGACCTATTCCATGGGGCTTGCCATTCCCTTTTTCCTCTCGTCCCTGGCCATGCACCAGTTCCTCGTCGTTTTCAACCGCTTCAAGAAGCATATCCGGATCTTCGAGATTATTACCGGCGTCTTCCTGATCATCGTCGGGGTCATGATTTTCAGCAACTACCTGAGTATCCTGTCGCGGTTCAGCATGAAGTGGCTCGGGGGGGAGTGA
- a CDS encoding TlpA disulfide reductase family protein has protein sequence MRKIFLILPILFLLALTGCSKESKPPVEENPAPDFTLNTLNGEVVKLSDLKGQVVIVNFWATWCPPCREEIPSMMRLNAAMAGKPFRMLCVSIDEGGKVAVEEFFRKTGFTLPVLLDADKRVGKLYGTTGVPETFVIDRHGVILKKVVGAMEWDHPEVIAFLNNELSKAR, from the coding sequence ATGAGAAAGATTTTCCTGATTCTGCCGATCTTGTTCCTGTTGGCCCTTACGGGATGCTCAAAAGAGTCGAAGCCTCCCGTCGAGGAGAACCCTGCCCCCGATTTCACCCTGAACACCCTGAACGGCGAGGTGGTGAAGCTCTCCGACCTGAAAGGCCAGGTGGTGATCGTGAACTTCTGGGCCACCTGGTGCCCCCCCTGCCGCGAGGAGATTCCCTCCATGATGCGGCTCAACGCGGCCATGGCCGGGAAACCGTTCCGGATGCTCTGCGTCTCCATCGATGAGGGGGGGAAGGTGGCGGTGGAGGAGTTCTTCCGCAAGACCGGTTTCACTCTGCCGGTGCTTCTGGATGCCGACAAGCGGGTCGGCAAACTCTACGGCACAACGGGTGTCCCCGAGACTTTTGTCATCGACCGCCATGGTGTTATACTCAAAAAGGTCGTCGGCGCCATGGAGTGGGACCACCCCGAGGTGATCGCCTTCCTGAACAACGAACTTAGCAAAGCGAGATAG